The following are encoded in a window of Pygocentrus nattereri isolate fPygNat1 chromosome 5, fPygNat1.pri, whole genome shotgun sequence genomic DNA:
- the gphb5 gene encoding glycoprotein hormone beta-5: protein MEGTGLDLNTCLSPLTLCCVGLSVWLCGGHGGGPSEAPAGNLQSFVGCAVREFTFLARKPGCGGLQITTDACWGRCETWEKPVLDPPFIESYQRVCTYNQTQFVTVQLPNCTAGMDPHYTYPVALRCDCGVCMTSTTECITSV, encoded by the exons ATGGAAGGGACAGGGCTGGACCTGAACACCTG TTTGTCTCCACTCACGCTGTGCTGTGTGGGGTTGTCTGTCTGGCTGTGTGGTGGTCATGGTGGTGGTCCGAGTGAAGCACCTGCGGGGAACCtgcagagttttgtcggctgtGCTGTGAGGGAGTTCACCTTCCTGGCTCGAAAGCCCGGCTGCGGAGGCCTGCAGATCACCACGGATGCCTGCTGGGGGCGCTGTGAGACCTGGGAG AAGCCTGTTCTGGACCCGCCCTTCATTGAGTCCTACCAGAGAGTGTGCACATACAACCAGACACAGTTCGTGACCGTCCAGCTGCCCAACTGCACGGCCGGCATGGATCCCCACTACACATACCCAGTGGCCCTGAGATGCGACTGTGGAGTTTGTATGACCAGCACTACTGAGTGTATCACCTCCGTCTGA